One window of Pseudomonas urmiensis genomic DNA carries:
- the metX gene encoding homoserine O-succinyltransferase MetX: MSTVLPEDSVGLVTPQIARFDEPLALACGRSLASYELVYETYGTLNSTASNAVLICHALSGHHHAAGYHADTDRKPGWWDSCIGPGKPIDTNRFFVVSLNNLGGCNGSTGPSSVNPATGKPYGADFPVLTVEDWVHSQVRLADRLGIGQWAAVVGGSLGGMQALQWTITYPDRVRHCVDIASAPKLSAQNIAFNEVARQAILTDPEFHGGSFQDQGVIPKRGLMLARMVGHITYLSDDSMGEKFGRELKSDKLNYDFHSVEFQVESYLRYQGEEFSGRFDANTYLLMTKALDYFDPAAAHAGDLAATLAHVSADYCIMSFTTDWRFSPARSREIVDALMAARKNVCYLEIDSPYGHDAFLIPTPRYMQGFSNYMNRIAI; the protein is encoded by the coding sequence ATGTCCACTGTCCTTCCCGAAGATTCCGTCGGTCTGGTAACACCGCAGATCGCCCGGTTCGATGAACCGCTGGCCCTGGCCTGTGGCCGATCGCTGGCCAGCTACGAGCTGGTCTATGAAACCTATGGCACGCTCAACAGCACGGCCAGCAACGCTGTGCTGATCTGCCATGCGCTGTCCGGCCATCACCATGCCGCGGGCTACCATGCCGACACCGACCGCAAGCCCGGCTGGTGGGACAGCTGCATTGGCCCCGGCAAGCCGATCGATACCAATCGCTTCTTCGTGGTCAGCCTGAACAACCTCGGCGGCTGCAATGGCAGCACCGGTCCGAGCAGCGTCAACCCGGCCACCGGCAAGCCCTATGGCGCCGACTTCCCGGTGCTGACCGTGGAAGACTGGGTGCACAGCCAGGTGCGCCTGGCCGACCGCCTGGGCATCGGCCAGTGGGCTGCGGTGGTCGGCGGCAGCCTGGGTGGCATGCAGGCGCTGCAATGGACCATCACCTACCCGGATCGAGTGCGTCACTGCGTCGACATCGCCTCGGCGCCGAAACTGTCGGCACAGAACATCGCCTTCAACGAGGTGGCGCGCCAGGCGATCCTCACCGACCCGGAGTTTCACGGCGGCTCGTTCCAGGACCAGGGCGTGATCCCCAAGCGCGGCCTGATGCTGGCGCGCATGGTTGGCCACATCACCTACCTGTCGGACGACTCGATGGGTGAGAAATTCGGTCGTGAGCTCAAGAGCGACAAACTCAACTACGACTTCCACAGCGTGGAATTCCAAGTCGAGAGCTACCTGCGCTATCAAGGTGAGGAGTTCTCCGGGCGCTTCGACGCCAACACCTACCTGCTGATGACCAAGGCCCTGGACTACTTCGACCCGGCCGCAGCGCACGCTGGCGATCTTGCCGCGACCCTGGCCCACGTTAGCGCCGACTACTGCATCATGTCGTTCACCACCGACTGGCGGTTCTCGCCGGCCCGCTCGCGGGAGATCGTCGATGCCCTGATGGCGGCGCGCAAGAACGTCTGTTACCTGGAAATCGACTCCCCCTACGGGCACGATGC
- a CDS encoding YggT family protein, whose amino-acid sequence MNALSGAAIFVVQTLVSLYLVIVLLRFVLQLVKADFYNPLSQFAVRATQPLLKPIRRIIPSIAGLDTSSLLLAILIQALLMAFVLMVSYGTFGDVLHLLLWAIIGITSLFLKIFWVAMIVMVIVSWVAPNSHNPAAELAYQISEPVLAPFRRLVPNLGGMDISPIFAFLAIQVIQSFVMPPLAAYAGMPQELWRMI is encoded by the coding sequence ATGAATGCACTGTCCGGCGCCGCGATCTTCGTGGTGCAAACCCTGGTCAGCCTGTACCTGGTGATCGTCCTGCTGCGCTTCGTCCTGCAGCTGGTCAAGGCCGATTTCTACAACCCGCTGAGCCAGTTCGCGGTGCGCGCCACCCAGCCACTGCTCAAGCCGATCCGCCGGATCATCCCGAGCATTGCCGGCCTGGACACCTCGTCGCTGTTGCTGGCGATCCTGATCCAGGCGTTGCTGATGGCCTTCGTGCTGATGGTCAGCTACGGCACTTTCGGCGATGTCCTGCACCTGCTGCTGTGGGCGATCATTGGCATCACCTCGCTGTTCCTGAAGATCTTCTGGGTGGCGATGATCGTCATGGTGATCGTTTCCTGGGTCGCGCCTAACAGCCACAACCCTGCTGCCGAGCTTGCCTACCAGATCAGCGAGCCGGTGCTGGCGCCGTTCCGCCGCCTGGTGCCGAACTTGGGCGGCATGGACATTTCGCCGATCTTCGCCTTCCTGGCGATCCAGGTGATCCAGTCGTTCGTCATGCCGCCGCTGGCTGCCTATGCCGGCATGCCGCAAGAGCTGTGGCGGATGATTTGA
- the proC gene encoding pyrroline-5-carboxylate reductase — MSNTRIAFIGAGNMAASLIGGLRAQGLDATQIRASDPGAETRSRVHAEHGIEVFEDNAQAVAGADVIVLAVKPQVMKSVCQALQPSLHEGQLIVSIAAGITCASLQDWLGARPVVRCMPNTPALLRQGVSGLYATAQVSPTQRQQAQELLSAVGTALWLDQEQQLDAVTAVSGSGPAYFFLLIEAMTAAGEKLGLPRETASQLTLQTALGAAHMAVASDVDAAELRRRVTSPAGTTEAAIKSFQGNAFEAIVEQALQAAATRSAELAEQLGK; from the coding sequence ATGAGCAACACACGTATTGCCTTTATCGGCGCCGGCAACATGGCCGCCAGCCTGATCGGTGGCCTGCGTGCGCAGGGCCTGGATGCCACGCAGATCCGCGCCAGCGACCCGGGCGCAGAGACCCGCAGCCGCGTCCACGCCGAGCACGGCATCGAGGTATTCGAAGACAACGCCCAGGCTGTCGCTGGCGCTGACGTGATCGTCCTGGCGGTCAAGCCACAGGTCATGAAGAGCGTCTGCCAGGCCCTGCAGCCGAGCCTGCACGAAGGCCAGCTGATCGTTTCCATTGCCGCCGGCATTACCTGCGCCAGCCTGCAAGATTGGCTGGGCGCCCGCCCGGTGGTGCGCTGCATGCCTAATACGCCGGCGCTGCTGCGCCAGGGCGTCAGCGGCCTGTACGCGACCGCCCAGGTGTCGCCTACGCAACGCCAGCAGGCCCAGGAGCTACTCTCGGCCGTGGGCACTGCCTTGTGGCTGGACCAGGAGCAGCAACTGGACGCCGTCACGGCTGTTTCCGGCAGTGGCCCGGCCTATTTCTTCCTGCTGATCGAGGCCATGACCGCTGCTGGCGAGAAACTCGGCCTGCCACGTGAGACGGCCTCCCAGCTGACCCTGCAAACCGCGTTGGGCGCCGCACACATGGCCGTGGCCAGTGATGTCGACGCTGCCGAACTGCGCCGCCGGGTGACCTCGCCAGCTGGCACCACCGAGGCGGCAATCAAGTCCTTCCAAGGCAACGCTTTCGAGGCCATCGTGGAACAGGCGCTGCAGGCTGCGGCTACCCGTTCCGCCGAGTTGGCCGAACAATTGGGCAAATAA
- a CDS encoding YggS family pyridoxal phosphate-dependent enzyme, with protein MSTIADNLCALAARISQAAQACGRDPASIQLLAVSKTKPAAAVREAYAAGVRDVGENYLQEALAKQQELTDLPLTWHFIGPIQSNKTRAIAEHFDWVHSVDRLKIAQRLSEQRPAELPALNICLQVNVSGEDSKSGCAPADLPALAAAVAALPGLRLRGLMAIPEPTDDRAAQEAAFARLRELQEQLTLGLDTLSMGMSHDLEAAIAQGATWVRIGTALFGARDYGRA; from the coding sequence ATGTCCACCATAGCAGACAACCTTTGCGCGCTCGCCGCACGCATCAGCCAGGCAGCGCAAGCCTGCGGGCGCGATCCAGCCAGCATCCAGTTGCTGGCCGTGAGCAAGACCAAACCCGCCGCCGCCGTACGCGAGGCCTACGCTGCCGGCGTGCGCGACGTCGGCGAAAACTACCTGCAAGAAGCCCTGGCCAAGCAGCAAGAATTAACCGACCTGCCCTTGACCTGGCACTTCATCGGCCCCATCCAGTCGAACAAGACCCGTGCAATTGCCGAACATTTCGACTGGGTACATTCCGTGGATCGCCTGAAGATTGCCCAACGCCTGTCAGAGCAACGCCCTGCCGAGCTGCCAGCGCTGAACATCTGCCTGCAAGTCAACGTCAGCGGCGAGGACAGCAAGTCTGGCTGCGCACCGGCCGACCTGCCGGCGCTGGCCGCTGCCGTTGCGGCCCTGCCCGGCCTGCGCCTGCGCGGACTGATGGCGATCCCCGAACCGACTGATGACCGCGCCGCCCAAGAAGCTGCCTTCGCTCGCCTGCGTGAGTTGCAAGAGCAACTCACGCTCGGCCTGGACACCCTTTCGATGGGCATGAGCCACGACCTGGAAGCGGCGATCGCCCAGGGTGCGACCTGGGTACGCATCGGCACCGCCCTGTTTGGCGCGCGTGATTACGGGCGCGCCTGA
- a CDS encoding type IV pilus twitching motility protein PilT, which translates to MDVTDLLAHAAAARASDLHLAVGEKPMLRLDGQLQRIQLPPLQACQLEEGLAPWLEQEQRRQWLAGDELDLALSLPQLGRLRVNLFRQRNGLAASFRLIPSGVPTLDELGLADVFQPIAHCTDGLVLVGGPTGSGKSSTLAALIDWLNRERSLHIITLEDPVEVIHSGQRSLLTQREIGRDSRDFAQALRSALRQDPDVIMIGELRDLESIRLALRAAETGHLVLATVHTRSAVNSIDRLVEVFAAEEKPLVRAMLAESLRMVVAQVLVKRVGGGRVAAREVLVATAAVRNLIREGRMAQLYSVMQAGGAAGMQTMEAALQCLRAQGVIESL; encoded by the coding sequence ATGGACGTGACTGACCTGTTGGCCCACGCCGCAGCTGCAAGGGCATCCGACTTGCACCTGGCCGTGGGCGAGAAACCGATGCTGCGCCTGGATGGGCAATTGCAGCGTATACAGCTACCGCCGTTGCAGGCCTGCCAGCTGGAGGAGGGCCTGGCCCCTTGGCTGGAGCAGGAGCAGCGGCGCCAATGGCTGGCGGGCGATGAGCTCGACCTGGCCTTGAGCCTGCCCCAACTGGGTCGCCTGCGCGTGAATCTGTTTCGCCAGCGCAATGGCTTGGCAGCCAGTTTCCGGCTGATCCCCAGTGGCGTGCCGACGCTGGATGAACTGGGCTTGGCTGATGTGTTTCAACCTATTGCGCACTGCACGGACGGGCTGGTGCTGGTGGGTGGCCCAACTGGCAGTGGCAAGTCGAGCACCCTCGCCGCGCTGATCGATTGGCTCAATCGCGAGCGCTCGCTGCACATCATCACCCTTGAAGATCCCGTCGAAGTTATCCACAGCGGCCAGCGCAGCCTGCTCACCCAGCGTGAGATTGGCCGCGATAGTCGCGACTTTGCCCAGGCGCTGCGCAGTGCCCTGCGCCAGGACCCTGATGTGATCATGATCGGCGAGCTGCGTGATCTTGAGTCCATCCGCCTGGCGTTGCGGGCTGCGGAGACGGGGCATTTGGTGCTGGCCACCGTGCATACGCGTTCTGCGGTCAACAGCATCGACCGGCTGGTAGAGGTGTTCGCTGCCGAGGAAAAGCCGCTGGTGCGGGCCATGCTCGCCGAGTCGCTGCGCATGGTGGTGGCGCAGGTGCTGGTCAAGCGCGTTGGTGGCGGGCGGGTGGCGGCCAGGGAGGTGCTAGTGGCCACTGCTGCGGTGCGTAACCTGATTCGCGAGGGGCGGATGGCGCAGCTGTATTCAGTGATGCAGGCGGGTGGGGCGGCGGGGATGCAGACGATGGAGGCGGCGTTGCAGTGTTTGCGTGCGCAGGGTGTCATCGAGTCGCTCTGA
- a CDS encoding C40 family peptidase: MPPLFKTWLTLCLLLPLAAHATNREQRLPNGFTGYTTNATVKRAPVKHANTLRARPSNAAKARDGLPAVAMSAKQSSDVLSRAVNVLGTPYRWGGSSPSKGFDCSGLVKYAFNDVADVDLPRTSNAMAQGHGVKVARSDLKPGDLIFFNIKSRRVNHVAIYLGNDRFIHAPRRGKRVSIDQLSKPYWQKHYVVAKRVLPKDQQLSLAKR; this comes from the coding sequence ATGCCGCCTTTGTTCAAGACATGGCTGACCCTCTGCCTATTATTGCCCCTGGCCGCCCACGCCACCAACCGTGAGCAACGTCTTCCCAACGGCTTCACTGGCTATACCACCAACGCCACCGTGAAGCGCGCTCCGGTCAAACATGCCAACACCCTGCGTGCTCGCCCAAGCAATGCCGCCAAGGCTCGTGACGGCTTGCCTGCCGTCGCCATGTCGGCCAAGCAAAGCAGCGATGTACTCAGCCGCGCCGTCAATGTCCTCGGTACCCCCTATCGTTGGGGCGGCAGCAGCCCAAGTAAAGGCTTCGACTGCAGCGGGCTGGTCAAATATGCCTTCAACGACGTGGCTGACGTCGACCTGCCGCGCACCTCCAATGCCATGGCCCAAGGCCACGGGGTCAAGGTGGCACGCAGCGATCTCAAGCCTGGCGACCTGATCTTCTTCAACATCAAGAGCCGCCGGGTCAATCACGTTGCCATCTACCTGGGCAACGACCGCTTCATCCACGCACCGCGCCGTGGCAAGCGAGTGAGCATCGATCAACTGAGCAAGCCGTATTGGCAGAAGCACTATGTAGTGGCCAAGCGAGTGCTGCCTAAAGACCAGCAGCTGAGCCTGGCCAAACGCTGA
- a CDS encoding NINE protein, translating to MNSYQQGGPFHDTHSKVLGYLLWIFGFTGSHRFYYGKPITGTIWFFTLGLLGIGWLIDLFLIPSMDREADMRFQGGRVDYNLAWILLTFLGIFGAHRLYQGKWISAIIYFFTGGLFLLGVLYDFWTLNRQVSEVNAGRA from the coding sequence ATGAACAGTTATCAACAAGGGGGGCCGTTTCACGACACCCACAGCAAGGTCCTCGGCTATTTGCTGTGGATTTTCGGCTTCACCGGCTCGCACCGGTTCTACTACGGCAAGCCGATTACCGGGACCATCTGGTTCTTCACCTTGGGGCTGCTCGGAATTGGCTGGCTGATTGACCTGTTCCTGATCCCGTCGATGGATCGTGAGGCCGATATGCGCTTCCAGGGCGGGCGGGTGGACTACAACCTGGCCTGGATCCTGTTGACCTTCCTCGGCATCTTCGGCGCGCACCGGCTGTACCAGGGCAAGTGGATCAGCGCGATCATCTACTTCTTCACCGGTGGGTTGTTCCTGCTGGGTGTGCTCTACGACTTCTGGACGCTGAACCGGCAGGTTTCCGAAGTCAACGCTGGTAGAGCTTAA
- a CDS encoding SPOR domain-containing protein, translated as MAAKKKPAPKRGASRQQAPAKQPIPGWVWLAVGLTVGAFIVFLMKLEPGGDDIKRAKPEQQKPAKVAETAKNTAPTPQQPVKPKYDFYTLLPESEVIVPPEAVPEKTPPVPAQPVTPVTPAEAAKIDTARAQAALLGQTPPPPPPVIKPAATTLFFLQAGSFRKQADADKVRAQIILLGQAVKVESGTVKEETWYRVLVGPFSNREQLTVAQKQLAGAGFSNLLLQQRQTRQ; from the coding sequence TTGGCTGCCAAGAAAAAACCCGCACCCAAGCGCGGCGCCAGCCGCCAACAGGCGCCGGCCAAACAGCCGATCCCAGGCTGGGTTTGGCTGGCGGTCGGCCTCACCGTGGGCGCGTTCATCGTCTTCCTGATGAAGCTTGAGCCCGGCGGCGATGACATCAAGCGCGCCAAGCCTGAACAGCAGAAGCCGGCCAAAGTCGCCGAAACGGCGAAAAACACCGCCCCGACGCCACAGCAGCCGGTCAAGCCGAAGTACGACTTCTATACCCTGCTGCCAGAGTCGGAAGTGATCGTGCCGCCTGAAGCGGTGCCGGAGAAAACGCCGCCCGTGCCTGCCCAACCGGTCACCCCCGTGACGCCGGCGGAAGCGGCCAAGATCGATACCGCTCGCGCCCAGGCTGCGCTGCTGGGGCAAACCCCACCACCGCCACCACCGGTGATCAAGCCGGCAGCGACCACCCTGTTCTTCCTCCAGGCCGGCTCGTTCCGCAAGCAGGCCGATGCCGACAAGGTCCGCGCACAGATCATTCTGCTCGGCCAGGCGGTGAAGGTGGAGTCGGGAACGGTCAAGGAAGAGACGTGGTACCGGGTTTTGGTCGGCCCGTTCAGCAACCGCGAACAGCTGACCGTGGCGCAGAAGCAGTTGGCCGGCGCAGGGTTCAGCAACCTGCTCTTGCAACAGCGACAGACCCGCCAGTAA
- the argS gene encoding arginine--tRNA ligase, with amino-acid sequence MKDTIRQLIQQALTQLVTDGVLPEGLTPAIQVENARDKTHGDFASNIAMMLAKPAGMKPRDLADKLIAALPASADISKVEIAGPGFLNFFQNTDALANRLDAALADAHLGVRKAGPAEKVVIDMSAPNLAKEMHVGHLRSTIIGDSVARVLEFLGDNVIRQNHVGDWGTQFGMLMAYLEENPITSDELSDLENFYRAAKKRFDESEEFATRARGLVVKLQAGDAECLALWTRFKDISLSHCQKTYELLNVKLTMADVMGESAYNDDLANVVADLKAKGLLVESQGAQCVFLDEFKNAEGEPLPVIVQKADGGYLYATTDLAAVRYRSNTLQADRALYFVDQRQALHFNQVFEVARRAGFVGHPMQMEHMGFGTMNGADGRPFKTRDGGTVKLIDLLTEAKERAYALVKEKNPSLAEDELRHIAEVVGIGAVKYADLSKHRTSDYSFNFELMLNFEGNTAPYLLYAYTRVAGVFRKLGKGYHEVDGQIVLQAAHEQDLAARLAQFGEVLNNVAEKGTPHVLCSYLYDIAGLFSSFYENCPILSAETAEQQQSRLRLAALTGRTLKQGLELLGLETLERM; translated from the coding sequence ATGAAAGACACCATTCGCCAGCTGATCCAGCAAGCCCTCACCCAACTCGTCACCGACGGTGTGCTGCCTGAAGGGCTGACGCCGGCGATCCAGGTGGAAAACGCCCGTGACAAGACCCACGGCGACTTCGCCAGCAACATCGCCATGATGCTGGCCAAGCCAGCCGGCATGAAGCCGCGCGACCTGGCCGACAAACTGATCGCCGCCCTGCCTGCCAGCGCCGACATCAGCAAGGTCGAGATCGCCGGCCCCGGCTTCCTCAACTTCTTCCAGAACACCGACGCCCTGGCCAATCGCCTCGACGCCGCCCTGGCAGACGCCCACCTGGGCGTGCGCAAGGCCGGCCCGGCCGAGAAAGTCGTCATCGACATGTCGGCGCCAAACCTTGCCAAAGAGATGCACGTTGGCCACCTGCGCTCGACCATCATCGGCGACAGCGTTGCCCGCGTGCTGGAGTTCCTCGGTGACAACGTCATCCGCCAGAACCATGTTGGCGACTGGGGCACGCAGTTCGGCATGCTGATGGCCTACCTGGAAGAAAACCCGATCACCAGCGACGAGCTGTCGGACCTGGAGAATTTCTACCGCGCGGCGAAAAAGCGCTTCGACGAGTCCGAAGAGTTCGCCACCCGCGCCCGTGGCCTGGTGGTCAAGCTGCAAGCTGGCGACGCGGAATGCCTGGCCTTGTGGACGCGCTTCAAAGACATCTCGCTGTCGCACTGCCAGAAGACCTACGAGCTACTCAACGTCAAACTGACCATGGCCGACGTGATGGGCGAGAGTGCCTATAACGACGACCTGGCCAACGTCGTCGCCGACCTCAAGGCCAAGGGCCTGCTGGTCGAGAGCCAAGGCGCCCAGTGCGTATTCCTCGACGAATTCAAGAATGCCGAAGGCGAACCGCTGCCAGTGATCGTGCAGAAGGCCGACGGCGGCTACCTGTACGCCACCACCGACCTGGCGGCTGTGCGCTATCGCAGCAACACCCTGCAAGCCGATCGCGCCCTGTACTTCGTCGACCAGCGCCAGGCCCTGCACTTCAACCAAGTGTTCGAAGTGGCCCGTCGTGCCGGCTTCGTCGGCCACCCGATGCAAATGGAACACATGGGCTTCGGCACCATGAACGGCGCCGATGGCCGTCCGTTCAAGACCCGTGACGGCGGCACCGTCAAGCTGATCGACCTGCTCACCGAAGCCAAGGAGCGTGCGTACGCCCTGGTCAAGGAAAAGAACCCGAGCCTGGCCGAAGACGAGCTGCGCCATATCGCTGAAGTGGTTGGCATCGGCGCGGTCAAGTACGCCGACCTGTCCAAGCACCGCACCAGCGACTACAGCTTCAACTTCGAGCTGATGCTCAACTTCGAAGGCAACACCGCGCCTTACCTGCTGTACGCCTACACCCGTGTGGCGGGCGTGTTCCGCAAACTGGGCAAGGGCTACCATGAAGTCGACGGCCAGATCGTATTGCAGGCAGCTCACGAGCAGGACCTCGCGGCGCGCCTGGCGCAGTTCGGCGAAGTGCTCAACAACGTGGCTGAAAAAGGCACTCCACACGTGCTGTGCAGCTACCTGTACGACATCGCCGGTTTGTTCTCCAGCTTCTACGAGAACTGCCCGATCCTCTCTGCCGAAACTGCCGAACAGCAGCAAAGCCGCCTGCGCTTGGCTGCGCTGACCGGTCGTACGCTCAAGCAAGGCCTGGAGCTGCTCGGCCTGGAAACCCTGGAGCGTATGTAA
- a CDS encoding primosomal protein N' produces the protein MSDVILRLALPSPLRRLFDYRATAAMARLPLTPGMRFRVPFGRREMIGVLVEVCDKSEVPADKLKPASALLDPVSPLPPALFKLCLWTAQYYQHSLGDTLSWALPVLLRQGEPAEIRQERFWQVTPGARLEDPRIARAPRQRDALKTLSQHPHGVAHSLLSKLGLNKDSLDLLLAKELVQLEVRRHLPAARHEHWLAQPELPLNEEQLAAFEAVRSGFGSFHAFLLAGVTGSGKTEVYLQLIRETLEAGKQALILIPEINLGPQTLARFEQRFNARIALLHSAVNDRERLDAWLAARDGEADIIIGTRSALFTPMKNPGLIIIDEEHDGSYKQQEGLRYHARDLALVRAHQENIPILLGSATPSLESLHNAHTGRYGLLRMNQRAGGARQPRFMRLDVRSRPLDSGISGPLQQAIGQTLQAGQQVLVFLNRRGFAPTLLCHDCGWLSECPRCDARMTVHQRSNVLRCHHCGYDERLPLQCPKCAHVDLRPVGAGTERAEERLKILFPDYPVLRVDRDSTSRKDAMHNLFTTIQRGQPSILVGTQMLAKGHHFPRVTLVAILDADGGLFSGDFRASERMAQLIVQVAGRAGRAEEPGKVIIQTHLAEHPLLVQLTEQGYFAFAEQALSERRAAGLPPFAHLALLRAEAHKPGQAEGFLDEACSAAERIVAEQGLQGIELLGPVPAPMERRAGRFRAQLLLQANARAPLHRLISAWLLVLEQMPAGRQVRWSLDVDPVDLY, from the coding sequence GTGTCCGACGTCATCCTGCGCCTTGCCCTGCCCTCGCCCCTGCGTCGCCTGTTCGACTACCGGGCCACGGCCGCGATGGCGCGCCTGCCGCTGACGCCGGGAATGCGCTTTCGGGTGCCATTTGGCCGGCGCGAGATGATCGGCGTGCTGGTGGAGGTGTGCGACAAGAGCGAAGTGCCCGCCGACAAACTCAAGCCCGCCAGCGCCCTGCTCGACCCGGTCTCACCGCTGCCGCCAGCACTGTTCAAGCTGTGCCTGTGGACTGCCCAGTACTATCAGCACAGCCTGGGCGACACCTTGAGCTGGGCCTTGCCGGTGCTGCTGCGCCAGGGCGAGCCGGCCGAGATACGCCAGGAGCGCTTCTGGCAGGTGACCCCGGGCGCGCGCCTGGAAGATCCGCGCATCGCCCGCGCACCGCGTCAGCGTGATGCCCTCAAGACCTTGTCCCAGCACCCGCACGGCGTGGCTCATAGCCTGTTGAGCAAGCTGGGGCTGAACAAAGACAGCCTCGACCTGCTGCTGGCCAAGGAGCTGGTCCAGCTCGAAGTGCGCCGGCACCTGCCGGCCGCGCGCCATGAACACTGGCTGGCCCAGCCTGAACTGCCGCTCAACGAAGAGCAACTGGCCGCATTCGAAGCCGTGCGTTCCGGCTTCGGCAGTTTCCACGCATTTCTCCTCGCTGGGGTCACCGGCAGCGGCAAGACCGAGGTCTACCTGCAACTGATCCGCGAAACCCTGGAGGCCGGCAAGCAGGCGCTGATCCTGATCCCGGAGATCAACCTCGGCCCGCAAACCCTGGCGCGCTTCGAGCAGCGCTTCAACGCGCGCATCGCGCTGCTGCACTCGGCGGTCAACGACCGCGAGCGCCTGGATGCCTGGCTGGCGGCCCGCGACGGCGAGGCCGATATCATCATCGGCACCCGCTCAGCGTTGTTCACACCGATGAAAAACCCCGGCCTGATCATCATCGACGAAGAACACGACGGCTCGTATAAACAGCAAGAAGGCCTGCGCTATCACGCCCGCGACCTGGCGCTGGTACGCGCACACCAGGAAAACATCCCGATCCTGCTCGGCTCCGCCACGCCGTCGCTGGAAAGCCTGCACAACGCCCATACCGGACGCTATGGCCTGCTGCGCATGAATCAACGCGCCGGCGGCGCCCGGCAGCCACGTTTCATGCGTCTGGACGTTCGCAGCCGGCCGCTGGACAGCGGCATCAGCGGCCCCTTGCAGCAGGCTATCGGCCAGACCCTGCAAGCCGGGCAGCAGGTGCTGGTGTTTCTCAACCGTCGTGGCTTTGCCCCGACCCTGTTGTGCCACGACTGCGGCTGGCTGTCCGAATGCCCGCGCTGCGATGCGCGAATGACCGTGCACCAGCGCTCCAATGTGCTGCGCTGCCACCACTGCGGTTACGACGAGCGGCTGCCGCTGCAGTGCCCCAAGTGCGCGCATGTCGACCTGCGGCCGGTAGGCGCTGGCACCGAACGCGCCGAGGAGCGGTTGAAGATTCTGTTCCCGGACTACCCAGTCCTGCGCGTCGACCGCGACAGCACCTCGCGCAAGGACGCCATGCACAACCTGTTCACCACCATCCAGCGTGGCCAACCGAGCATCCTGGTCGGCACCCAGATGCTGGCCAAGGGGCACCACTTCCCTCGGGTGACCCTGGTGGCCATTCTCGATGCTGACGGCGGGCTGTTCTCGGGCGATTTTCGCGCCAGCGAACGCATGGCTCAGCTGATCGTCCAGGTCGCGGGCCGCGCCGGTCGCGCCGAAGAGCCCGGCAAGGTGATCATCCAGACCCACCTGGCCGAGCATCCCTTACTGGTGCAACTGACCGAGCAAGGCTACTTCGCCTTTGCCGAGCAAGCGCTGAGCGAGCGCCGCGCTGCCGGCCTGCCGCCGTTTGCCCACCTCGCCTTGCTGCGCGCCGAAGCGCACAAGCCAGGCCAGGCCGAAGGCTTCCTCGATGAGGCGTGCAGCGCTGCCGAGCGCATCGTGGCGGAACAAGGCCTGCAAGGCATCGAACTGCTCGGCCCGGTGCCCGCCCCGATGGAGCGACGAGCGGGGCGTTTTCGCGCGCAACTATTGCTCCAGGCCAATGCCCGGGCGCCCTTGCATCGACTGATCAGTGCCTGGTTGCTAGTGTTGGAGCAGATGCCAGCAGGGCGCCAAGTACGCTGGTCGCTAGACGTGGATCCAGTCGATCTCTATTGA
- the rpmE gene encoding 50S ribosomal protein L31: protein MKADIHPNYEVVAVTCSCGSKFETRSTLAKPLAIDVCSQCHPFYTGKQKVLDTGGRVQKFADRFGMFGTKK from the coding sequence ATGAAAGCAGATATTCATCCGAACTACGAAGTAGTTGCAGTCACCTGCAGCTGCGGCAGCAAATTCGAAACCCGTTCGACCCTGGCCAAGCCGCTGGCGATCGACGTGTGCTCCCAGTGCCACCCGTTCTACACTGGTAAGCAGAAAGTCCTGGACACCGGTGGTCGCGTACAGAAGTTCGCCGATCGCTTCGGTATGTTCGGTACCAAGAAGTAA